The nucleotide window CAGCCTCAGGGAAGCGTTGCATGAGGATTTCTATTTCTCGCTTCTCGAAGTGTTTCAGCAGAAGTCCGGTCGTCCCGTTGGCGACCGTGGCCTGATGCCGGGGCAGATCGTGCCTGAAATCCTCAAGGGCACGCGCGATGGTGCCTTGTCGGTCAGGATGGAGCTCCGCCCTTTGACCGTGGATGAAACCACGGTTGAAGACAGCGAGCCGGTTGAAACGCTCTCCACGCCCTTTACCGCCCCGCGCATCCGGCGCGAGCTGGCAACCATCGCAGGCGAGCCCTTCACCGCACTGTCCCGCGCCGGTCGTCTGGTCGAGGCGTGCTATCACAAGGGATCCGAGCGGCCCGTGATGATCAGTGGCGGGCAACATGCCAACGAGGTGACAGGGGCTGCCGGTGCGATGCGCAGCGGTCTGGAACTGGCCATGCGCCCCAATGCGCATTTCACGATATCGCCCTTGGAAAACCCCGATGGCTATGAACTTGGCTGGCGTCTGCGCAAGGACAATCCGCACCATATGCACCATGCTGCCCGCTACACCGCCTTTGGCTGTGATCTGGAATACCGTCCGGCGGAATCCCCGTTCGAGACGGCGATCCGGTTTGAGGCCGAGCGGCTCAGCGGTGCCAAATTGCATGTCAACCTGCATGGCTATCCGTCCCATGAATGGTCGCGGCCGTTTACCGGCTATGTGCCGCGCGGCTTCGAGATGTGGACCCTTCCCAAGGGCTTCTTCCTGATTCTAAGACATCATGACAGCTGGAAGAAAGAAGCGCACAGCCTGATCGAGCAGATCACCGAGCGTCTGTCGGTCAACCGCAAACTGGTTGACTATAATGCGCGTGAAATTGCGCTCTACACCGAACATGCGGGCAAGCCAGAGTGGCCGGTGATCAATGGTTTCCCGGTGATGATCTCTGTCGATGACCGCCACAGGGTACCGATCACGCTGATCACCGAGTATCCCGACGAGTCGATCTACGGCGAAGATTTCATTCAGGGCCACACCGCCCAGATGAACACTGCTCTTGCGGCCTATGACATCTGGCAGACGATGGATCTGCCCGAGTAAAAGGCACTTGTGGCACCCTCGCGGGGTGCCTCCCCCTCCACACACAGAGGGGCAGGGCCATTTGGCTGACGCGTGTGTTCTGAAGGGACACACGCGCTTTGCATCTCATTGTGGTGCAAGGGATGTTGGCCGTTCGAGGCCATCTGCTGGTGAAGCGGGATATCCAGAATTTGTTCACTAAAAAGTGCTTTTGTCAGAGCAAATTTATTAAGCGGCATTTTGTCTTCGGGTAATTGCGTATCTGTTATGCAAATTGTCAAATGATGGAATTTCGCTCCAAAACTGGCCTTTCTCTTGGTTTTTTGCTTGAGCGCCCCCGGTGTCATGGTTCGTGCGCGGATCGCAGTTAGGCAGGGTGCGTGGGGTGCAATGCAAAATAACCCAATGTTTTCTCAGGGTTCTTTCTGCTCTTCTATAGGGGAGCAAAAGACGTGATCCCATTCCCTTGCTCTTGTCGGGTCGGCCTCGGTTGGGGCGGGGGATCCGGTTGTTGTACCGTCATGCGATGCTTTGCGGGGGAGCTGCCATGAGAAAATCGGGTAGCTGCTTGACATGGCCCGCAGCAGGCCCTTGAAAAATCTGCCAAGATCCTGCTTTCGCTGGAAAAATGCTGGATGACGCCGGGGAGAAGGCACTTGACGACCGTCCCGTCTTGGCCTATCGCCTTAAGTCGTACGTTCCACTTTCGGACTCTTGTGATGCCTTTGTCGTGACCCTTGGGTGTCGGCGAGCTGTCCTTCGACGTGCATGCCATTTTCAACGATTGCCCGGATGCCGCATGGTCGGCATCGCACATGACGTCGGGTCGAAGGACATCTGCCCTCGGACATCTCCGGCGTCATTTCAAGGACGATAACCGCCAAGGTCTGCTGCTTTCGTCATCTCCTCCTGAACGAGAGCGCAGCATTCAGGGTGACCGTGCATTCATTGTTGCAGTGATGATGCCTAGGCCACCACAACAAAAGGACAGTAGCTTCATGACCGCTCCTGCGAAACCCCGCACACTCTTTCTGACGCCGACGACGGATGCTTTCCGCCTTGCCACTCCGGCGCTCGGGCTGGTTCGTGCCCTGCAGCGCGCTGGCCACACGGTGGCATTTGCCAAACCGGTTGCCGATTCCACCATGGAAGATGGCGAAGAAGACATTTCGGTGCATTTTGCCCGTTCGCTTTGCAATCTGACGGTGCCTGAGCCGATTTCCCTTTCCCACGCCGAAGACCAGATCCGCTCCGGCAACATCAGCACGCTGCTCGAAGACATCGTAGCGCTGGTTGAAGAAGCCCGCGGCGACGCTGATATCGTGGTTGTCGAAGGTGTGGTCCCGGCTGAAGATCACAATCTGATCAGCGATCTGGACGTCGCCATGGGCCGCAGCCTCGCTGCCGAGGTCATTGCCGTTCTTTCCGGCAAGTCCGGTGAT belongs to uncultured Cohaesibacter sp. and includes:
- a CDS encoding peptidase M14; the encoded protein is MTVLLDKTFPRSVDTILKMIAARKAKALELWLFDDRAERLALESKLTAMGITARVHSSYKPLVHACLEDLCLEDLKTEGLESVAITYPVHEAAPEHRFLLEAYPLAELLKPAAVSFTPSTKGTDLNYLLDLRWRDGRTESRVVFAPNRLHKDCIGEAALSPTGWVRWADGSEEQVDTDYEQLFAATMQTIADHDWGHEEPYFEELNITVLHPSEDEFLPMEPVDAMISLREALHEDFYFSLLEVFQQKSGRPVGDRGLMPGQIVPEILKGTRDGALSVRMELRPLTVDETTVEDSEPVETLSTPFTAPRIRRELATIAGEPFTALSRAGRLVEACYHKGSERPVMISGGQHANEVTGAAGAMRSGLELAMRPNAHFTISPLENPDGYELGWRLRKDNPHHMHHAARYTAFGCDLEYRPAESPFETAIRFEAERLSGAKLHVNLHGYPSHEWSRPFTGYVPRGFEMWTLPKGFFLILRHHDSWKKEAHSLIEQITERLSVNRKLVDYNAREIALYTEHAGKPEWPVINGFPVMISVDDRHRVPITLITEYPDESIYGEDFIQGHTAQMNTALAAYDIWQTMDLPE